A single window of Sphaerodactylus townsendi isolate TG3544 linkage group LG05, MPM_Stown_v2.3, whole genome shotgun sequence DNA harbors:
- the LOC125432927 gene encoding basic proline-rich protein-like: PPPPPPPPPPPPPPPPPPPHPPPPPPPPPPTPPPPHPPPPPPPPPPTPPPPHPPPPPPPPPPTPPPPHPPPPPPPPPPTPPPPHPPPPPPPPPPTPPPPHPPPPPPPPPPTPPPPHPPPPPPPPPPTPPPPHPPPPPPPPPPTPPPPHPPPPPPPPPPTPPPPHPPPPPPPPPPTPPPPHPPPPPPPPPPTPPPPHPPPPPPPPPPTPPPPHPPPPPPPPPPTPPPPHPPPPPPPPPPTPPPPHPPPPPPPPPPTPPPPHPPPPPPPPPPTPPPPHPPPPPPPPPPTPPPPHPPPPPPPPPPTPPPPHPPPPPPPPPP; encoded by the coding sequence ccccccccccccccccccccccccccacccccccccccccccccccccccccccccccacccccccccccccccacccccccccccccccacccccccccccccccacccccccccccccccacccccccccccccccacccccccccccccccacccccccccccccccacccccccccccccccacccccccccccccccacccccccccccccccacccccccccccccccacccccccccccccccacccccccccccccccacccccccccccccccacccccccccccccccacccccccccccccccacccccccccccccccacccccccccccccccacccccccccccccccacccccccccccccccacccccccccccccccacccccccccccccccacccccccccccccccacccccccccccccccacccccccccccccccacccccccccccccccacccccccccccccccacccccccccccccccacccccccccccccccacccccccccccccccacccccccccccccccacccccccccccccccacccccccccccccccacccccccccccccccacccccccccccccccacccccccccccccccacccccccccccccccacccccccccccccccacccccccccccccccacccccccccccccccacccccccccccccccacccccccccccccccacccccccccccccccacccccccccccccccacccccccccccccccacccccccccccccccacccccccccccccccacccccccccccccccacccccccccccccccacccccccccccccccacccccccccccccccacccccccccccccccacccccccccccccccacccccccccccccccacccccccccccccccaccccccccccccccc
- the TTI1 gene encoding LOW QUALITY PROTEIN: TELO2-interacting protein 1 homolog (The sequence of the model RefSeq protein was modified relative to this genomic sequence to represent the inferred CDS: deleted 1 base in 1 codon), translated as GAIAEDRRLADILSEELHALTTALPRLMSSQDDQGKLATLNLLVGYLKLLGPKMNVVLHSASHLQRLSKALMQVLELDVKDVKIVEERLWQGPEGPRELSGSLTGRLHEGSGPRKCFRFFTDGRVFLLLRQVVQILGYYGELYLLVDHFMELYRESAAYRKQAAMVVNELVAGAAGQGVEVLHERETAPSKEELQAAVASVSEEYTDPANWHLATSVEGEDLGVEPAGKYSGLVAVPSEASRLLPPPLNPRASLHSTSGHIWQVCIQLEGLGRFAVVLEKDFRQLLISVLYPVLEKAGDGVLLIRQAAMGAVADICQACGYDSPSDLICQNADYLVDRISLHLRRLTRDLHALQVLQAMLRHAEANVLPLVGDVIQDVLTALDRGREDHAPLFIEVLRDIATLLVSWFVPGHQTEGSLEQDSGRLLGEDGRREGRSAALPTPEEMEAFFQGYIRQKQIAGGDLLETENGEAGECLPALDAESNDPGSEVEAPLPVHAQMAKEVMERCVHLLSDKSLRVRQKVLDVLELCVVVLQPHQNHLLPLAHRTWPALVTRLTNDDALAVLRAFRVLRTLGASSGDFLRRRFSKDVLPKLVDSLVTQAPVSARAGPIYSHTTAFKLQLSVLQGLGALCQALDLDESDLHHVANACLPYLSAKQPERLQAAARSVFRHWMQMDPDAAWLFLSEVWCPRAYEPPHPSLRPVRLRGMGEKRNEFTDSVRGLLDELP; from the exons ggggcgataGCCGAGGACAGGCGCCTGGCGGACATCCTCTCGGAGGAGCTGCACGCGCTCACCACGGCTCTGCCTCGCCTCATGAGCTCCCAGGACGACCAGGGCAAACTGGCCACCTTGAACTTGCTTGTCGGCTACCTGAAACTCCTGGGCCCCAAGATGAACGTCGTCCTGCACTCTGCGTCCCACCTGCAGCGCCTCTCCAAGGCACTGATGCAGGTTCTGGAGCTGGACGTGAAGGATGTCAAGATTGTGGAGGAGAGGCTGTGGCAGGGCCCGGAAGGCCCTCGGGAACTGTCTGGAAGTTTGACGGGCCGTCTGCACGAGGGCAGCGGCCCCAGGAAGTGCTTCCGCTTCTTCACGGACGGTCGGGTTTTCCTTCTGCTGCGGCAGGTCGTCCAGATCCTCGGGTACTACGGGGAACTCTATTTGCTTGTGGACCACTTCATGGAACTTTACAGGGAGTCCGCCGCATACCGGAAGCAGGCAGCCATGGTGGTCAACGAGCTGGTTGCTGGAGCTGCAGGGCAGGGCGTGGAGGTCCTACACGAGCGAGAAACCGCCCCGAGCaaagaggagctccaagcggcCGTCGCTTCCGTGTCGGAGGAATACACGGACCCGGCGAACTGGCATTTAGCTACCAGCGTCGAAGGGGAAGATCTCGGCGTGGAACCGGCCGGGAAATATTCCGGCCTCGTTGCTGTCCCGTCCGAAGCGAGCcgcctgcttcctcctcctctgaatcCGAGAGCCTCGCTCCATTCCACGAGTGGCCACATCTGGCAGGTTTGCATCCAGCTGGAGGGACTGGGCCGCTTTGCTGTGGTGCTGGAGAAGGACTTCCGCCAGCTCTTGATCTCCGTGCTGTACCCGGTCCTGGAAAAGGCCGGAGACGGCGTCCTGCTGATCCGCCAGGCGGCGATGGGGGCCGTGGCGGACATTTGCCAGGCCTGTGGGTACGACTCCCCCTCTGACCTCATCTGCCAGAACGCCGACTATCTGGTGGACAGGATTTCCTTGCACCTGCGCCGTCTGACTCGTGACCTCCACGCCCTGCAGGTCTTGCAGGCGATGCTCCGGCACGCGGAGGCCAATGTGCTACCTTTGGTGGGGGACGTGATTCAAGATGTCCTGACTGCACTCGATCGAGGT CGCGAGGACCACGCACCTCTATTCATAGAGGTTCTTCGCGATATAGCGACATTGCTGG TTTCCTGGTTTGTGCCCGGGCACCAAACAGAGGGGAGTTTGGAGCAGGACAGTGGCCGTTTGCTGGGGGAAGATGGCCGACGGGAGGGACGGTCTGCAGCTCTGCCCACCCCGGAGGAAATGGAGGCCTTTTTCCAGGGGTACATCCGGCAGAAACAGATTGCAGGAGGAGATCTACTGGAGACGGAGAATGGAGAGGCAG GAGAGTGTCTGCCTGCGTTAGACGCGGAGTCAAACGACCCAGGCTCAGAGGTGGAGGCCCCCTTGCCGGTCCACGCCCAGATGGCCAAAGAAGTGATGGAGCGCTGCGTCCACCTGCTCTCCGACAAGAGCCTCCGCGTGCGCCAGAAG gtttTGGACGTCTTGGAGCTTTGCGTGGTGGTGCTTCAACCACACCAAAACCACCTCCTGCCGTTGGCTCATCGGACGTGGCCTGCCCTTGTGACCCGCCTGACCAACGACGACGCCTTGGCCGTGCTCCGAGCCTTCAGG GTGCTGCGCACATTGGGAGCCTCGAGCGGTGATTTCCTGCGGCGGAGATTTTCGAAGGACGTCCTGCCCAAGTTGGTAGACTCTCTCGTCACCCAGGCGCCCGTCAGTGCCCGGGCCGGGCCCATCTACAGCCACACCACGGCCTTCAAGCTGCAGCTGTCTGTGCTTCAGGGCCTCGGCGCCCTCTGCCAAGCACTGGATCTTG ATGAGAGCGACCTTCACCACGTGGCGAACGCCTGCCTTCCCTACCTCAGTGCAAAACAACCTGAAAGACTGCAAGCGGCGGCTCGCAG